One part of the Acidobacteriota bacterium genome encodes these proteins:
- a CDS encoding sigma-54-dependent Fis family transcriptional regulator — translation MGRRARRRGPFWPRAAPGASRAATAGSPSASCTGGGATAPRRSSCLLRKGWRTAADRGAPRPGSGGGVALAVVFVVDDDPVTCEAVAAALAPEGHDIRTFERPRAALEAAREEPPAVVITDFAMPEMNGLEFVLSLREPCPDTTFLVVSGQATVEDAVSLMKHGVVDVLVKPPRARALRKALALALAQHELAAENRRLRQDLRARRRLDNVIGTSPAFTRVLRQVEKIAPSQASVLLTGETGTGKEVIAEAIHELSPRSDRRLVKVHCAAIPDTLLEAELFGHVRGAFTGAVRDRAGHFEQAHRGTIFLDEVGEISPPVQVKLLRVLQSGEIQRLGESATRRVDCRVIAATNRDLEKEVAAGRFREDLYFRLNVITLRIPPLRERGDDVLLLARHFLAREAARGARLEGFTPAAIDALCRYSWPGNVRELENVIARAAALAEGPLIDVGDLPEALRNESGREGAGRRIEEMTLAEAERHLILHALERCSGDKRAAAKRLGISLATLYRKLASYRQA, via the coding sequence ATGGGCCGGAGGGCGCGGCGCCGGGGACCGTTCTGGCCGAGGGCGGCGCCTGGCGCGTCGCGTGCGGCGACGGCTGGCTCGCCCTCCGCCTCGTGCACTGGCGGGGGCGCTACGGCCCCCCGGAGAAGCTCCTGCCTCCTGCGGAAAGGCTGGAGGACGGCGGCGGATAGGGGCGCACCGAGACCTGGAAGCGGAGGAGGCGTCGCGTTGGCTGTCGTGTTCGTGGTGGACGACGATCCCGTGACCTGCGAGGCGGTCGCGGCCGCGCTGGCGCCCGAGGGCCACGACATCCGCACCTTCGAGCGCCCGCGGGCGGCGCTCGAGGCCGCGCGGGAAGAGCCCCCTGCGGTGGTGATCACCGACTTCGCGATGCCCGAGATGAACGGCCTCGAGTTCGTTCTCTCGCTCCGGGAACCGTGTCCCGACACCACGTTCCTGGTGGTTTCCGGCCAGGCGACGGTGGAAGACGCCGTCTCCCTGATGAAGCACGGCGTCGTGGACGTGCTGGTCAAGCCGCCGCGCGCGCGGGCGCTGCGGAAGGCGCTGGCGCTCGCGCTCGCCCAGCACGAACTCGCCGCGGAGAACCGCCGGCTCCGACAGGATCTCCGGGCACGGCGGCGGCTCGACAACGTGATCGGCACTTCCCCGGCATTCACGCGGGTGCTGCGCCAGGTCGAAAAGATCGCTCCCAGTCAAGCGAGCGTCCTGCTGACCGGCGAGACCGGCACGGGGAAGGAGGTGATCGCGGAAGCGATCCACGAGCTGAGCCCGCGGAGCGACCGGCGCCTCGTGAAGGTCCACTGCGCGGCGATCCCCGACACGCTCCTCGAGGCGGAGCTCTTCGGCCACGTCCGCGGCGCCTTCACCGGCGCGGTGCGCGACCGGGCGGGCCATTTCGAGCAGGCCCACCGGGGGACGATCTTCCTCGACGAGGTCGGCGAGATCTCGCCGCCGGTCCAGGTGAAGCTCCTGCGCGTCCTCCAGAGCGGGGAGATCCAGCGCCTGGGGGAGTCGGCCACTCGCCGCGTCGACTGCCGCGTCATCGCCGCGACGAACCGCGACCTCGAAAAGGAGGTCGCCGCGGGCCGCTTTCGCGAGGACCTGTACTTCCGGCTCAACGTGATCACCCTGCGCATTCCCCCCTTGCGCGAGCGGGGCGACGACGTGCTCCTGCTCGCCCGCCACTTCCTGGCCCGCGAGGCGGCGCGGGGGGCTCGCCTGGAGGGCTTCACCCCCGCGGCGATCGACGCGCTCTGTCGCTACTCGTGGCCGGGGAACGTCCGCGAGCTGGAAAACGTGATCGCGCGGGCGGCGGCGCTCGCCGAGGGGCCCCTGATCGACGTCGGCGACCTTCCCGAGGCGCTCCGTAACGAATCCGGCCGGGAAGGCGCGGGCCGGCGCATCGAGGAGATGACGCTGGCCGAGGCCGAGCGTCACCTGATCCTCCACGCCCTCGAGCGGTGCTCGGGCGACAAGCGCGCTGCGGCGAAGCGTCTCGGCATCAGCCTGGCGACGCTCTACCGCAAGCTCGCCTCCTACCGTCAGGCATGA
- a CDS encoding methionyl-tRNA formyltransferase, giving the protein MPEGRARRVLLVGEESAGVQVLRRLLASPHEIVGVLAKRPGAGVRGASVREVAEAAGIPVLPPERVKEPAFAREVSALAVDLILNVHSLYLIRPEILEAARIGAFNLHPGPLPRYAGLNAPSWAVLNGERQHGVTVHWMDRGIDTGDIAYQTIFPIEPRATGLSVAARCIREGVALLERLLDDARAEPPRIPRRPQDRSSRSYYGRGVPHGGRIRWEWPAERLDAFIRAADYYPLPSPWGHPRARLAGEPLGVVRAEPADGPEGAAPGTVLAEGGAWRVACGDGWLALRLVHWRGRYGPPEKLLPPAERLEDGGG; this is encoded by the coding sequence GTGCCGGAGGGGCGCGCGCGTCGGGTCCTGCTGGTCGGCGAGGAGTCGGCCGGCGTGCAGGTTCTCAGGCGCCTGCTCGCCTCGCCCCACGAGATCGTCGGCGTGCTCGCGAAACGCCCCGGCGCCGGAGTTCGCGGGGCGAGCGTGCGCGAGGTCGCCGAGGCGGCGGGGATCCCGGTCCTTCCGCCGGAGCGGGTGAAGGAGCCCGCCTTCGCCCGGGAGGTCTCGGCGCTGGCGGTCGATCTGATCCTCAACGTCCACTCGCTCTACTTGATCCGGCCGGAGATCCTGGAGGCGGCCCGCATCGGCGCCTTCAACCTCCACCCGGGCCCGCTGCCGAGGTACGCCGGACTGAACGCGCCGAGCTGGGCCGTGTTGAACGGCGAGCGGCAGCACGGCGTGACCGTTCACTGGATGGACCGGGGCATCGACACCGGGGACATCGCTTACCAGACGATCTTCCCCATCGAGCCGCGCGCGACGGGGTTGTCGGTCGCGGCGAGGTGCATCCGCGAGGGTGTCGCGCTGCTCGAGCGCCTGCTCGACGACGCCCGGGCCGAACCGCCGAGGATCCCCCGGCGTCCCCAGGACAGGTCCTCGCGCAGCTACTACGGGCGCGGCGTTCCGCACGGAGGCCGGATCCGCTGGGAATGGCCCGCCGAACGGCTGGACGCCTTCATCCGCGCCGCCGACTACTATCCCCTACCCTCCCCCTGGGGCCATCCCCGGGCGCGGCTCGCCGGCGAGCCGCTGGGCGTGGTCCGGGCGGAGCCCGCCGATGGGCCGGAGGGCGCGGCGCCGGGGACCGTTCTGGCCGAGGGCGGCGCCTGGCGCGTCGCGTGCGGCGACGGCTGGCTCGCCCTCCGCCTCGTGCACTGGCGGGGGCGCTACGGCCCCCCGGAGAAGCTCCTGCCTCCTGCGGAAAGGCTGGAGGACGGCGGCGGATAG
- the xerC gene encoding tyrosine recombinase XerC, which yields MRSAAQRFLSHLEEDLDRSRETVRAYRRDLLDLCLFLERAGGGRRPPGPRQVKAGHLRAWVGDMHRRGLSATTIARRLSAVRSLFRWLARRGEVSANPAEELANPKRAERLPDRLDVEDVAAVLEAPDAGTAAGRRDRALLELLYGAGLRVSELVGLDVDDLHLRERTVRVLGKGRKERIVPFGRRAAAALRAYLAASAPLRERSGSAALFLNMRGGRLTDRSVRRILDRAVRRAALARGVHPHALRHSFATHMLESGMDLRAIQELLGHARLSTTQRYTKLSLERVLDVYDASHPRA from the coding sequence GTGCGGTCGGCGGCCCAACGATTCCTGTCGCACCTCGAGGAGGACCTCGACCGCTCCCGCGAAACGGTCCGCGCCTACCGCCGCGATCTGCTCGATCTCTGCCTCTTCCTCGAGCGCGCCGGCGGCGGACGCCGCCCGCCGGGCCCGCGGCAGGTGAAGGCCGGTCACCTCCGCGCCTGGGTGGGCGACATGCACCGCCGCGGTCTTTCGGCCACGACGATCGCGCGGCGCCTTTCCGCGGTGCGCTCCCTTTTCCGGTGGCTCGCCCGGCGGGGCGAGGTCTCCGCCAACCCCGCCGAGGAGCTGGCCAATCCGAAGCGCGCGGAGCGGCTGCCGGACCGGCTGGACGTGGAAGACGTCGCGGCGGTGCTCGAAGCCCCGGATGCGGGGACGGCGGCGGGCCGGCGCGATCGCGCGCTCCTCGAGCTTCTCTACGGGGCCGGACTGCGCGTCTCCGAACTGGTCGGGTTGGACGTCGACGATCTGCACCTGCGCGAGCGGACGGTGCGCGTCCTGGGCAAGGGCCGGAAGGAGCGGATCGTTCCTTTCGGCCGCCGCGCAGCCGCCGCACTGCGGGCCTATCTCGCCGCCTCCGCACCGCTCAGGGAGCGCTCGGGCAGCGCGGCGCTGTTCCTCAACATGCGCGGAGGCCGGCTCACCGACCGCTCCGTCCGACGCATCCTCGATCGGGCGGTGCGCCGCGCGGCGCTCGCGCGCGGCGTCCACCCCCACGCGCTGCGCCATTCCTTCGCGACGCACATGCTCGAGTCGGGAATGGACCTCCGCGCGATCCAGGAGCTGTTGGGCCACGCGCGGTTGTCGACCACGCAGCGTTACACGAAGCTCTCTCTCGAGCGGGTGCTGGACGTCTACGACGCCTCGCACCCCCGAGCCTGA